The proteins below are encoded in one region of Silene latifolia isolate original U9 population chromosome 2, ASM4854445v1, whole genome shotgun sequence:
- the LOC141641693 gene encoding uncharacterized protein LOC141641693 codes for MPDGKESGPVTVIDVTDPLYCHPNDNINSLKITPTLTGVENYVPWKRGMELALSTKRKLGFVLGTVEKPKGDQVKLEARETANSLVIAWIVQNVSEPIKMAIMYTVFAKEIWKLLKNRYLVSNGARKYKLNKDTYDTKVLHPT; via the coding sequence ATGCCTGATGGTAAAGAAAGTGGACCTGTTACTGTTATTGATGTCACTGACCCCCTCTACTGTCACCCAAATGACAACATAAATTCCCTCAAAATCACCCCAACATTGACTGGAGTTGAGAATTACGTTCCCTGGAAAAGAGGAATGGAACTAGCCCTCTCCACAAAAAGAAAACTTGGATTTGTCTTGGGAACAGTAGAGAAACCAAAGGGAGATCAGGTCAAACTTGAGGCAAGGGAGACAGCCAATAGTCTTGTTATAGCCTGGATTGTTCAAAATGTGAGTGAGCCCATTAAGATGGCAATCATGTACACTGTGTTTGCTAAAGAGATTTGGAAACTCCTAAAAAATAGGTACCTTGTTAGCAATGGAGCAAGAAAGTACAAGCTAAACAAGGATACTTATGACACCAAAGTACTACATCCAACTTAA